Proteins co-encoded in one Thermomicrobiales bacterium genomic window:
- a CDS encoding dihydrofolate reductase family protein, giving the protein MTTLAPFESLFQATIGEPTPLPPEIESIYGPLTLPPPAGRPLVVSNFVTTLDGVVSLRVPGHEGGNAISGNNRHDRLLVATLCALADAIVIGSGTLGSSEGHIWTGAAQNPDFADAFVTLRRSLGKTSPPLNVVVTGHGDIDSGERMFQTGEVPAMVITSTQGAARLRRAGMPDVVEIAIAGDDPDIDPRVALNLIAASRPMNLILLEAGPRLTTAFLAARLVDELFLTLSPQLAGRDDGSRRLSLTMGHLFAPNDALWGNLVDIRRAGSHLFLRYSLPRE; this is encoded by the coding sequence ATGACGACGCTCGCGCCGTTCGAGAGCCTCTTCCAGGCGACGATCGGGGAGCCGACGCCACTACCACCCGAGATCGAGTCGATCTATGGCCCGCTCACGCTCCCCCCGCCGGCCGGCCGGCCTCTGGTCGTCAGCAACTTCGTGACGACGCTCGACGGGGTCGTGTCGCTCAGAGTGCCGGGACATGAGGGCGGCAACGCGATCAGCGGAAACAACCGGCACGACCGGCTGCTGGTTGCGACGCTCTGCGCCCTCGCCGACGCGATCGTCATCGGCAGCGGCACGCTGGGATCGTCGGAGGGACACATCTGGACAGGGGCAGCGCAGAACCCCGACTTTGCCGACGCGTTCGTAACGCTGCGCCGATCCCTCGGGAAGACGAGTCCGCCGCTGAACGTCGTCGTCACCGGCCACGGCGACATCGACTCCGGCGAGCGGATGTTCCAGACTGGCGAGGTCCCGGCTATGGTCATTACATCGACACAAGGCGCCGCAAGGCTACGCCGGGCAGGGATGCCAGACGTGGTCGAGATCGCGATTGCCGGCGACGATCCGGACATCGATCCGCGGGTCGCTCTCAACCTGATCGCGGCGAGCCGTCCGATGAACCTCATTCTGCTCGAGGCCGGCCCGCGCCTGACGACCGCATTCCTCGCCGCGCGGCTGGTCGACGAGCTGTTCCTGACGCTCTCGCCACAGTTGGCTGGTCGCGACGACGGATCCAGACGACTGAGTCTGACGATGGGGCATCTGTTCGCGCCAAACGACGCGCTCTGGGGCAACCTCGTCGACATCCGGCGGGCAGGGAGCCATCTCTTCCTGCGCTACTCTCTACCGCGCGAGTAG
- a CDS encoding glycosyl hydrolase produces the protein MSSEAKIDSRLYGSMEYRNVGSHRGGRVVAVGGNPQDRNVYYFGSTGGGVWKTVDGGLSWRNVSDGYFQYASVGALAVAHSDPNVVYVGMGETSIRGNVSRGDGVYKSTDAGRTWQHMGLAETRNIGEIQIHPTNPDIVYVAALGHVWGPNEERGVFRSTDGGATWKKILYKSAKAGAVDISMDPTNPRIIYAAIWEAGRGPHFLSSGGDDSGIWRSFDGGDTWEDISRRPGLPKEGVLGKVGIAASAAQAGRVYAIVEHEQGALYRSDDHGTTWTKGSDDRNLRTRAWYYHHIYADPQDADTVYVLNVGFWKSIDAGKSFGEIPVQHGDTHALWIDPADNQRVIMGDDGGAEVSTTGGAGWTTIFNQPTAEFYHVVADNRVPYRIYGAQQDNTTMSVPSRSVSGFITTSEWYIVGGGESGYIAIKPDDDDIVFAGSYGGLLTRFDAKSRLARAVSVWPEMTLGSPTSEMHFRFNWTSPTVFSPHDPNVLYTGGNHVFRSTNEGQSWETISDDLTRGDPETMVASGGPITKDNTGAETYATVFAIAESPVERGVIWTGSDDGLIYLSRDNGKSWQNVTPGPNLLPEWSLISIVEPSPHDGATCYVAATRYKSDDETPYLFKTSDYGATWTRITDGIPARDYTRVIREDPEVRGLLYSGTERGLYVSFDDGAHWQPLQLNLPVTPVHDLIIKDNDLVVATHGRSFWILDDITPLHQLARGDVGQNGAILYKTQPTRRWASAPGFGGGPVQGRNYSMAGGLTSSFERITTEEGKPKDIWLDAGDNPPDGVVVQYYLPAKPKGDITLTIKDAGGSVLRSFSSAEIKDEDYKDKPGLTRPPVVPAKEGGNRFVWNLRLEDATEVPDDTGSMGFARGLNGPIVPPGNYTVELQVGGKTLIQPLEILPDPNTGSTQAEYEAGYELAKEVHAKLAELHTGVNKLRLVRKQIDAWAERLGNDDVTKAGEDLKAKLREVEDGLIQWRAKAGQDTLNFPVMLNAKLAALTNSINASDGKPTAQSRDLYADLARRTDALLAQLDETLKRDIPSFNKKVREAQTDAISV, from the coding sequence TTGAGCAGCGAGGCAAAGATTGATTCCAGACTGTACGGGTCGATGGAATATCGGAACGTCGGTTCGCATCGTGGCGGCCGGGTTGTCGCCGTCGGCGGGAACCCGCAGGATCGTAATGTCTACTACTTCGGGTCGACTGGCGGCGGCGTCTGGAAAACAGTCGATGGTGGGTTGAGCTGGCGCAACGTGTCGGACGGCTACTTCCAGTACGCCTCAGTTGGCGCGTTGGCGGTGGCGCACAGCGACCCGAACGTCGTGTATGTCGGGATGGGCGAGACGAGCATCCGCGGCAACGTGTCGCGCGGCGACGGGGTCTACAAATCCACCGACGCCGGCCGCACCTGGCAGCACATGGGGCTGGCCGAGACGCGCAACATCGGCGAAATCCAGATCCACCCGACCAACCCGGACATCGTCTACGTCGCGGCGCTGGGCCACGTCTGGGGGCCGAACGAAGAGCGCGGTGTCTTCCGCTCGACTGACGGTGGCGCGACCTGGAAGAAGATCCTCTACAAGAGCGCGAAGGCCGGCGCGGTCGATATCTCGATGGACCCGACCAACCCGCGCATCATCTACGCAGCAATCTGGGAGGCCGGCCGCGGTCCGCACTTCCTCTCCAGCGGCGGCGACGACTCCGGCATCTGGCGTTCATTCGACGGCGGCGACACCTGGGAGGACATCTCCCGCAGGCCGGGACTGCCGAAGGAGGGAGTCCTCGGCAAGGTCGGTATTGCCGCGTCGGCCGCGCAGGCCGGCCGTGTCTACGCGATCGTCGAGCACGAGCAGGGAGCGCTCTACCGCTCCGACGACCACGGCACGACCTGGACAAAGGGCAGCGACGACCGCAACCTGCGCACGCGCGCCTGGTACTACCACCACATCTACGCCGACCCGCAGGACGCAGACACCGTTTACGTGCTGAATGTAGGCTTCTGGAAGTCGATCGACGCTGGCAAGTCGTTCGGCGAGATCCCCGTCCAGCACGGTGACACGCACGCGCTCTGGATCGATCCGGCCGACAACCAGCGCGTCATCATGGGGGACGACGGCGGCGCAGAGGTGAGCACCACCGGCGGGGCCGGCTGGACGACGATCTTCAACCAGCCGACTGCCGAGTTCTATCACGTCGTTGCCGACAACCGAGTCCCCTATCGCATCTATGGCGCGCAACAGGACAACACGACGATGAGCGTGCCGAGCCGATCGGTTAGCGGGTTCATTACCACGTCCGAGTGGTACATCGTCGGCGGCGGCGAATCCGGCTATATCGCGATCAAGCCGGACGACGACGACATCGTCTTCGCCGGCTCCTACGGCGGCCTGCTGACCCGCTTCGACGCGAAGTCGCGGCTGGCTCGCGCCGTCTCGGTCTGGCCGGAGATGACGCTCGGCTCGCCGACCTCGGAGATGCACTTCAGGTTCAACTGGACCTCGCCGACCGTCTTCTCGCCGCACGACCCGAACGTGCTCTACACCGGCGGCAACCATGTCTTCCGCAGCACCAACGAAGGCCAGAGCTGGGAGACGATCAGCGACGATCTGACGCGTGGCGACCCGGAGACGATGGTCGCCTCGGGCGGGCCGATCACCAAGGACAACACCGGCGCCGAGACCTACGCGACGGTCTTTGCCATCGCCGAATCGCCAGTCGAGCGGGGCGTCATCTGGACTGGCTCGGACGACGGGCTGATCTACCTGAGTCGCGACAACGGCAAGTCCTGGCAGAACGTCACGCCGGGGCCGAACCTGCTGCCGGAGTGGTCGCTGATCTCGATCGTCGAGCCGTCGCCACACGACGGCGCCACCTGCTACGTCGCCGCGACGCGCTACAAGTCGGACGACGAGACCCCGTACCTGTTCAAGACCAGCGACTACGGCGCGACATGGACGCGCATTACCGACGGCATCCCGGCGCGGGATTACACCCGCGTCATCCGCGAGGACCCCGAGGTGCGAGGGCTGCTCTACAGCGGCACCGAGCGCGGCCTCTATGTCTCGTTCGACGACGGCGCGCACTGGCAGCCGTTGCAGCTGAACCTGCCGGTAACGCCAGTCCACGATCTGATCATCAAGGACAACGACCTCGTCGTCGCGACCCACGGGCGCAGCTTCTGGATCCTCGACGACATCACTCCGCTACATCAACTGGCCCGCGGAGATGTCGGGCAGAACGGCGCGATCCTCTACAAGACACAGCCGACCCGGCGCTGGGCGTCGGCGCCAGGCTTCGGCGGCGGCCCGGTGCAGGGCCGCAACTACTCGATGGCCGGCGGGCTCACCTCCAGCTTCGAGCGGATCACGACCGAGGAGGGCAAGCCGAAGGATATCTGGCTCGACGCTGGCGACAATCCGCCAGATGGCGTCGTCGTCCAGTACTACCTGCCAGCGAAGCCGAAGGGTGACATCACCCTGACGATCAAGGACGCCGGGGGCAGTGTCCTGCGTTCGTTCTCCAGCGCCGAGATCAAGGATGAGGACTATAAGGATAAGCCGGGCCTGACCCGTCCGCCGGTCGTGCCGGCCAAGGAGGGTGGCAATCGCTTCGTCTGGAACCTGCGGCTGGAGGACGCCACCGAAGTGCCGGACGACACTGGCTCGATGGGCTTCGCCCGCGGACTGAACGGCCCGATCGTGCCGCCCGGCAACTACACCGTCGAGCTACAGGTCGGCGGCAAGACGCTCATCCAGCCGCTGGAGATCCTGCCCGATCCGAACACCGGCTCGACGCAGGCCGAGTACGAGGCGGGCTACGAGCTGGCGAAGGAGGTTCACGCCAAGCTCGCCGAGCTCCATACGGGGGTCAACAAGCTGCGGCTCGTCCGCAAGCAGATCGACGCCTGGGCCGAGCGACTAGGCAACGACGACGTGACGAAGGCCGGCGAAGACCTCAAGGCGAAGCTACGCGAGGTGGAAGACGGGCTGATTCAGTGGCGGGCAAAGGCCGGCCAGGACACGCTCAACTTCCCGGTCATGCTGAACGCGAAGCTGGCGGCGCTGACCAACTCGATCAACGCCTCCGACGGCAAGCCGACCGCCCAGAGCCGCGACCTCTACGCTGACCTGGCCAGGCGCACCGACGCGCTGCTGGCGCAGCTCGACGAGACGCTGAAGCGGGACATCCCGAGCTTCAACAAGAAGGTCCGGGAGGCCCAGACCGACGCGATCTCGGTCTGA
- the folE gene encoding GTP cyclohydrolase I: MDLSTEFDDILEAPAREISDEQIARFEGYVAEMFATFGMDLNTASTKDTPRRFVRALYDITSGYDGDPKLIKVFDTECRGGPDCRLSQVVEGPIRFYSLCEHHALPFFGHAYIGYIAHENIIGLSKLTRLVRVVARRFTVQERIGQEIVDALEHLLNPHGAAVYIEAHHLCMEMRGVRETSPLTRTTYWRGEYDSNPSLRAEFFTACGLQR, encoded by the coding sequence GTGGACCTGAGCACGGAGTTCGATGACATTCTGGAGGCGCCTGCGCGTGAGATCTCCGACGAGCAGATCGCGAGGTTCGAAGGGTACGTGGCCGAGATGTTTGCGACCTTCGGAATGGACCTGAACACTGCATCGACCAAGGACACACCGCGTCGTTTCGTGCGGGCGCTCTACGACATCACGTCCGGCTACGACGGCGACCCGAAGTTGATCAAGGTGTTTGACACTGAATGCCGCGGCGGACCGGATTGCCGGCTCAGCCAGGTTGTCGAGGGGCCGATCCGCTTCTACAGCCTCTGCGAACACCATGCGCTGCCGTTCTTCGGGCATGCCTATATCGGCTACATCGCGCACGAGAACATCATCGGGCTCTCGAAGCTGACGCGCCTCGTGCGGGTCGTCGCCAGGCGGTTCACGGTTCAGGAGCGTATCGGCCAGGAAATCGTCGACGCGCTGGAGCATCTCCTGAATCCTCACGGCGCGGCCGTTTACATCGAAGCGCATCACCTCTGCATGGAGATGCGGGGCGTCCGTGAGACGTCTCCGCTCACGCGCACGACCTACTGGCGCGGAGAGTACGATAGCAACCCTTCGCTGCGCGCCGAGTTCTTCACTGCGTGTGGGTTGCAGCGATGA